The DNA window TTTATCAGAAGGGCGGGACGGGGGAGGCGTTTCTCCGGGCGGTGAACGCGGTCCTTGAAAAATGGCTGGCGGGCGTTGAGGAGTGCAGAGAAGCCCTGGAAAGGGTGGGAATAGAAACCGGGGTAACTCCAGCTGAGCTGTGGACTTACCTCAACGCGAGAACCTATGAGAACGATGTTTACGGGCCCGCGGATGTGATATCCAGTGAGTACCTCCTGCTCCACGAGGTCAGGGAGATAGAGTGCCTCAAAGCTAGAGGGTTTGAGATAACGCCGAACGTGATAACCGAGAACCCGGATGTGGCCTACGAGTGCCACCTCAAAGCGCTGGAGGATGAGCTGGAGCTCGCCCTGGAGAGGGGAGACAGAGAATGGCTTGAGAAAAGACTGGGGGACCTGAAGGGCCATCTGGAAGATGAAAACCTGCCCGAGGGACTTAAGGAGAGGGTTTTGGAGCTGACGGCGCGGTTTGAGAAGTGCTAACCGCCCAGCTCCTCGCTCAGTTCTTTAAACACCTCCACGGCCCTCTTGGGCTTCAGGTCGTAGGTGTAGAGCCCGGAGTGCTTGTAGGGGTCGCTCTCCGGCCTGTCGGGCCCGTAGTCATGGAGGGCCGCCCAGAAGACGACCTCGGCGCCTTCGTTCAGCTCGACCACGAGTGCATCGTGAACGTAGCGGTCAAAGCCCTCCTCCCCCAGATAGCACGGCAGAATCTGGAACCTTCTGACTGGAGTGTAGCTCGTCTCCGTTATCCAGAGGGGCTTTTCGAGGCTGAACTCCCGCAGAATCGCCCGGGTCTCCCAGATTTCCTCGATAATCTCCTCGGGGCTCCGGAAGTTCGTGTGGATGTTCATCACATCGAAGTTCTCCCCCGCCGGAAAATCCGGGTCGCTCAGGAGCTTCCTGAGATAGTCCTTCTCGCAGGAGGGTTCGACCTTGGAGTTAGCAAGCCCGCCGAGGACGACCTTCGCATTCGGGTCTCCGGCCTTTATGCCGCTGTAGAAGTGGGCAAGCATCTCCGCGTAATCGTCGGCGGTCGAGCCGTCTCCATCTGGGTCTTTGAGGAAGCCCCCCATGTCCGGCTCGTTCCAGAGCTCCCAGTGGGTTATCCTCCCGCGGTAGTGCGCGGCGAGGGCCTCCCCGAAATCGCGGACGTATTCGCCCTCGGCCGGCGGGTAGAGGTAGTAGTCCTTCGCGTCCGGCTTTTTCGAGGCCCACCTGGGAGTGAACATCACGACGGGAAGAACTGAGAGGTTTCTCCGGAGCGCGGCGTTGATTATCCAGTCGAACTCGGTGAAGTTGTACTCCCTGGGCGAGGGCTCGGCCAGCGCCCATATGAAGCCTATCCTCACCCACTTCGCACCCGCTTTCTTTGCCGCGTCAAAAACGGCCTCCGCCCGCTCGTGGCTTATGCCTGGATCCATGTAGACGACCAGGACACCGAGGGAGCCGTTTATGTCCGAAGCGAGGGTGTAGGTGGCGTTGCCTTCGCAGGGCGGAAGGTTCGGGGTTCGGTTAAAGGACATGAGGCCAAAGATAACCAGAATGATGATGAGAAGTGCCGTTAGGGGAATCAACTTTCTCAGCACGTTGACCGCCGTTTGAATTTGGGGGAACCCCATTTAAAGCTTCGTGAGTAGACCCGTATCCGGAGTGGGGCGAGCCAGCGCTGATTTACGCCAAATGCCTGAGAAATGTTTAAAAACTTCAGTCGTAATATGAACGGGGCTTCAGATGCGCTGGAGTGAGATTCCGAGGGAAGCCAAAGCCTACATGCTCTACCACACGCTCATTGCTCCCGGCCTGATAGTCTGGATACTGTTCCCCCTCTACATGATGAAGGTTGGCTACTCGGTTCTAGAGGTCGGGGCGTTCTTCACGGCCATCAACATCATCGCGATTCCCTTAACGTACCTCTTCGGCAGGCTGTTCAACCGCTGGGACATCAAAAAGGGGCTCATCGCGATAGACATACTCGACGGCATCGCCTACGTCCTCTACGGCCTCGCGAAGGGAGTGGCAGCACCGCTCATGCTCTTCGCCGGAAGAACAATTGAAAAGCTCTCAACGGTTCTCTACCCCCTTTACCGGGCATACGAGCAGGTAATCTACCCCGAGGACAGGTACGAAGAGATATTCGCCTGGCATCTCCGTCTTCCCGAGATAGCGAGGCTGGTCACCTTCCCGATTATGGGCTACCTCCTCGGCTACGTTTATCCGGGCTCCGAGAGCTACCGCTGGGCCTTCATATTCTTCGGCCTCTTCTCGGCAGTTACGGTAGCATACCTCTGGCGATTTCTCCCTTCCGTCGGCAGAGAGGAGAGAATAACACCCAAGGGATTCACGTTTAAGGTTGGGGAGTTCAAGGTTCTCCTTACCTTCGAGGCCTTACTAACGCTCGCCTGGGCACTCGCCCCTGAGCTGGTGCTCATCAACTACGTCGTCTTCGTGCTCCACAAGACGGTCTTCGAGGTGACGCTGATAGCCTGCGCAAGCAGTCTGGCATCGATAATAGGAACCTACGCCAGCGAGAGGGTCCCTAAGGGAAGGGGCTTTCAGGTCATCGGCCTTGGGATGTTCATCAACGCCTTCTATGCCCTGGTCATGACCCTCTCGCCGCCTTTCTGGCTGGCGCTGGCTGTTTATGCCCTCGGCGACTTCGGAAACACCCTCTGGTTCCCCTTCTACCGTTCCTGGCAGTTCTCGCTGATTCCAAAGGAGCGCGCCAGCGAGTTCCACTCGGCGATATCCAGCTACCGGAAGCTCCTCGGCCTATTCACTCCCTTCGTTGCTGGAGCGCTGGCGAGCCTTCATCCGACGTTGCCCTACGCGGTCAGCTTCGGGCTGTTTTTGGTAACAGGGGGCCTGTTTATGTGGCTCTACAGATCCAGGGCAGCAGAAGCGCCGGCGTCTAAACCTCAACCCTAGTCTTCAGCCTCCAGCCGTCGATGTCGAAGCCGCCCATTCTATCGAACACATGATTCACAACGGCTTCAAGGTTTTCAGTTTCAACATCCTCCAAGGCCAGGAGGAAAAGTTCGACAAACCTCCCGTCAGGGAAATCCGGGAAGAGATAGGCTTTTCTGAACGTCTCGTCGCTGAAGAGCCGGTAAACTTTGCTCGCGGGAGGAGCCTCCAAACCCAAAAACTTGGAGTAGACCTCAAGGGCCCCGCGGAGTGTCAGGTGGTAAACGTGGGCATAGCTGGGATCGCCCCTCTCCTCGGCGTCTTTCAAACTGTCAAGAGCGTCCCAGAGGAAGTATTTGGCCAGCTCGACTTTCACCGGGTCGGGCTTTGGAAACGGCTTCCTCATGTAGTCCCCGGCCTCGGATCGGAGGGTCTCAGTTATTCCCGTTTTGTCGAAGAGGACTTTCCCAGTCAAGATTATCCTCGCCGTGCTCCTGCTGTTCTGGGCGAGCTCCTCCTCAAAGTACCTCCTCACCGCCCGTACGGGGTTCGCGAAGTACTCAATCAAAACACCGTCCACGAGGACGTTCCCCCTTTTCCCTCCAGTCCACGTCGTCGGAGAGGATTATGTAAACGTCCACATCGGAACGCTGGGTTTGAAGACCGAGGGCGTAGCTTCCCGTGAGGATAGCGGCCTCGACGAAGTCCTTCTCCTTCCAGGGGTCTAGGAACTTCTCAAGTGCCTGCTTCCAGTCCCCCATAACGTCACCTCAGAACTCCGGAATCCTTATCGGAGCCTGCAATTCCTTCTCATTCTTTTCAAGGTTCGTCGCGAGCATTTTTATCCTTTCACAGCCCTTTATCTCCCTGATGAACTTGGCCACGCTCTCCGGCACTAGTTCCTCCCAGGGTTGCCCCTCGACCATGCGCTTCCTTATCTCGGTCGCCGAGAGGATGTCCTTCCTGAACATCGGCTGGACGATGACCTCGTAGCCCTTCTCGCGGAAGAGCTGGGCGACGAGGGAGTTCCCGGTAAAGACGATGTCGAAGCGCGGAACCATGCTCACCACGTAGGTCGCCCAGATGGCGTTGAAGTTGATATCCGGAAGCGGAATCAGGTAGTAGCGCTTGTCATTGAGATTCGCCTCGTTTAGGGCCCTGATCAACATCTCCATCCTCTCGCTCGTCGTGAAGGGGTTCTTCAGCGTATGGCTCGCCTGTGCGCTCCCGATTCCTATGATCACCTCATCAACCTGCGAAAAAACGAATTCGAGCGCCTTAATATGTCCGTTGTGAACCGGCTGAAACCGGCCGACAAAGAGGCCGCGCTTGACCATTCAATCACCTCCAGACTGATTCCTTTTGAGTTTACACACTACATAATTGTTTTCATAGATAAATTCGAGAAATTCACCAAGTGCATCTAAAAGCTTTTCAATGTACTCAGGGGTTAATTCGACTTCTTTTCCTATGGGACAATCATTGAAATTTAGCTTTGTACAATAGATTTTGTTAATTCTTCCATTGTTATGAGCAAAGAGATTCCTACGATAATATGCCTCCCGAAGATTAGTCCACTGCGAGAACTGGTTTAGTTGTACAATGTGTAAACGGGATAATTCTTTATCAATTTCATCTATATTTTTTCTAAAGAATATGCTTTCTACATACTTTTCGACAACCATAGAACGTATATCAGGATACTCTTCCTCTGCGCTAATAATTTCTGCTATTGAAAACATTTTTTCTTTGTTTAGTACAAGCAAAGGCCTAGAATCATAATACAACAAAACTCTCAAGTAATCTTTCAAGATAGATTCCCACAAGGCAATACTCTGTATAAGCATGGATTTAAGAATTATTTGCTGTTTCTCTTGTTCTGTGCGTTCTCTTATTTTAGCAAAAACCTCTATGATTGGAGATACAATCTTAGTTAAGGCACTAGCTATTTCTTGATAGGGTTTAAACGCTTCTTCCATAAGCAATTGTTCAGTGTGGATTCTTTCAAGCTCATTTTTAATTTCTAGGGGCAATGTTTGGATTACATCCAAGTTATCAGTCTCACGTAAGTATTCATACAGCTGATACAATTCCCCATAATCTAACGACTTAGTTTCGGCCTTTCTAATTAACTTCTGGATAAGCTTCTCTTTATTGACTTTTGTTTTATCAGCTTCTTCCTTAGGACTATCATTTTTGTGTTCATTGGTAGAATCTTTGGACATTTCCTTAATAATGGACTTCATTGCCAAAATCTGGAAATAATATGACCAACTTATCTCATCAAGTTTCTGAATGATACTATTCAAATCATAAGCACTCATATTAACCTCACCCTCACCTCGTCCCCAACCTTCAGGCCGAGTTTTTCGGCGGCACTCCCCTGGTTGACGGCTATCTCAAGGTAATCGTGGCTTCCGGGGAGTGCAAGCAGTTCACCGGGCTTCACCTGGCCGTAGGCCTCCAGGTAGGGTATTTTGAGGCCACGGTCTGGCAGTTCAACTCTCTCCGGCCTTTCGTACCCCTCAAGGTTCAGTATGACGTTGCCGAAGTCATCGATGTATATCACCTTGAGCAGCCAGAGGTCGTCCTCCATCCTCGGTTCGATGTCCAGCCTAATTAAGCTTTCCAGAGGAATCTCGTTTCCGAGCTTCTCCGGCTCGACCCACGCGTCCAGCAGGGCACCAACAGGCCCAAAAACGTCCCTCCCGTGGAAGGTGGAGCTTATCCCACACTTGGTGAAGCGCTTCACCCTCTCGAAGTCTATCTCCCATGCCTTCTTCGCCTTAATGTGCTTGAGGGGAAGCGTTGCCAAGCCGTTGTCCGGAACGACGAGGAACTGCTCGCCCTCGATTATAACCGCCCGCCTCTCGGTTCCGACGCCCGGGTCTATCACGCCAACGTGAACCGTGCCCTCTGGAGAGTACTTAACCACCTGCTCCATTACAAACGACCCCTCAAGAACGGAGTGCCGGGTTATTGAATGGCTGACATCAACGATTACTGCCTCCGGGCTGAGCCTCAGCATGGCAGCCTTCATCTCCCCCACGTAGGGGCCCCTAAGGCCAAAGTCAGTCGTCAGAGTTATCATCCGCACCACCTAAAGCTTATTAACGGTTGTGGCTTTAAAGGGTTTGGAAGATGGTCATGAGGAGGTTAATTCCCGTCCTGCTGCTGATTCTCATCGTGGTGGTTTCAGGCTGCCTCTTCAAGCCTCCGGCAGAGGTTAAATTCTCGGTTGACAAGACCCTCGTCCGACCGCGCGGGACGATTCACGTCATGATACTCGTCAACAACACCGGAAAGGTCGGACTCACCGGTGCGACCCTCGTTCTAGGAGACGACAGCTTCGAGATACTCCAGGAGCCGAAGTTTCCGGAGATACTTCCCGTAGGCGATGCGGTGCAGCTTGTCTGGATTCTAAGGGCGCCCCCAAAACCGGGTGTCTACAACCTTAAACTGTCCCTTGAGCTTACCGACGAGCTCAAACGCTCGTGGACGGGCTTCTATGGGCAGTTCAGGGTAACGGTGTCGAGTGAAGCCGGCCCCTCAGACGAAGTCGAGGTGAACGTGGAGGCGCCGAATGTTATTAGGGGCGGGGAAACCGCAGATATAACCGTGATAATTAAGAACCCGCTGGACGTCCCGATAGAACTCCGCGATCTCAGCTTCAACCTCTTCAACGGCATGAAGGTTGTGAGTGCGGGAACGCTTCCGGCGGTAGTCGATGGAAAGGATGAGGTGAGGGTTAGGTACACCGTAAAGGCACCGTACGCGTACCGCGAGGGCTACATCTCGGCCATCATCAAGTACGCGATAAGCGGCGCCGAGGGCAGCACCGTCAAAAGCTTCCCGCTGAAGGTGGTGTGGGAACCCTGGAACCAGAGCACGGCGGTTCTAAAGGAGGCCTACGGCCTGAAGTACCACTGGATAACCGATGAGTACATAGTTGATGGATACTGGATGGAGCGCTACAATTCGACATCTAAGTTCAACCGAACCGAGTTCAGGAACATGACGCTCAGGATAATTCAGAGTGCCAAATCCGAGCCACAGGCCGCGGAGGCAATATACAGCTGGATGATGAGAACCTACTCCCTGGGAGACACCACATCAACCCTTGAGCCGGATAGGATACTTCCCCAGGACAGGATAAGCTACGCCGAGGCCCAGATACTTATCACAGCGATGCTGCGCTCGGTTGACATTCCCGCCAGAATCATAACTCTCTCCAACGGCACGGACTGTACGGTGAGACCCATGACCGAATTCTACACCGCCGATGGATGGTACATCGTGGACGTAAGGCACGGCTTCGTTGGTTCCGTTGACGACTACCTCGCCAGTCCGTACTTCCCCAAGGTGTACCAGCTCGTAACGCGCGACGGCTTCAGGATAGTCGCCCAGGCACCGGCGACCCTCAGGGGACACGAACACGTTGACGTCACCGGTGATTTCCTCGCGAACCTTGAGGACAGGCTCCTGAAGAAGGTAACCGAGAGGCTGAAGCCCGAGCTGAGGTCAAAGCTCATGCTCGTCATGAACAACCTTGACGAGAATGAAAGGCTGTACGCACTGTTCCTCTTCGCCTCGGCACCCAATGAAGAGAATCTGAACGGGGTGCTGAGAAAGTACAGCACTGCCAGGATAGAGCAAGACGTAAAAACCATGTACGAGTTCTATAAGAGCATGACATGGAGAGAGGATTTCACGCGCTACTGGAGAATATTCGCGGGGGATGTGGGATGATAGCGGTTCTAAGGCTCGGACACAGACCAGAGAGGGATAAGAGGATAACCACCCACGTGGCCCTGACGGCGAGGGCCTTCGGGGCGGACAGAATCATCATCGCCGCTGAGGAGGATGAGCACGTGAGGGACAGCGTCGAGGACGTTGTCAGGAGATGGGGAGGGCCCTTTGAGATAGAATTTAACCCCAGCTGGAAGAGAATCCTGAGGGAATGGAAGGAGAACGGAGGGGCGATAGTCCACCTCACGATGTACGGAATCCACATCGACGATGCGATGCCCCAAATCCAGGAAGAGCTGAAGGAAGGCAGGGATGTGCTCGTCGTCGTCGGCGCCGAGAAGGTGCCCAGGGAGGTCTACGAGATGGCAGACTACAACGTCGGCGTTGGAAACCAGCCGCACAGCGAGGTCGCCGCTCTCGCGGTCTTCCTGGACAGGCTCCTGGAGGGAAAGGGACTGAGGAAAAGCTTTGAGAACGCAAAGCTGAGGATAATCCCGCAGGAGAGGGGAAAGAGGGTAATCGAGCTTGAGTGAGGGTTGCGGATGGTGCTCAACAGGTACCGCGAAAACGTCAGGGGTTACCTCGAAGCCATAGTTAGACCCCTCGCGAGGGTCGGCGTTACACCGAACCAGATAACCGTCCTCGGCCTGCTGATAAGCCTCGCCGGCGCGTACTTCTTCTACCGCGGCGAGC is part of the Thermococcus sp. 21S7 genome and encodes:
- a CDS encoding cellulase family glycosylhydrolase; translation: MLRKLIPLTALLIIILVIFGLMSFNRTPNLPPCEGNATYTLASDINGSLGVLVVYMDPGISHERAEAVFDAAKKAGAKWVRIGFIWALAEPSPREYNFTEFDWIINAALRRNLSVLPVVMFTPRWASKKPDAKDYYLYPPAEGEYVRDFGEALAAHYRGRITHWELWNEPDMGGFLKDPDGDGSTADDYAEMLAHFYSGIKAGDPNAKVVLGGLANSKVEPSCEKDYLRKLLSDPDFPAGENFDVMNIHTNFRSPEEIIEEIWETRAILREFSLEKPLWITETSYTPVRRFQILPCYLGEEGFDRYVHDALVVELNEGAEVVFWAALHDYGPDRPESDPYKHSGLYTYDLKPKRAVEVFKELSEELGG
- a CDS encoding MFS transporter, whose product is MRWSEIPREAKAYMLYHTLIAPGLIVWILFPLYMMKVGYSVLEVGAFFTAINIIAIPLTYLFGRLFNRWDIKKGLIAIDILDGIAYVLYGLAKGVAAPLMLFAGRTIEKLSTVLYPLYRAYEQVIYPEDRYEEIFAWHLRLPEIARLVTFPIMGYLLGYVYPGSESYRWAFIFFGLFSAVTVAYLWRFLPSVGREERITPKGFTFKVGEFKVLLTFEALLTLAWALAPELVLINYVVFVLHKTVFEVTLIACASSLASIIGTYASERVPKGRGFQVIGLGMFINAFYALVMTLSPPFWLALAVYALGDFGNTLWFPFYRSWQFSLIPKERASEFHSAISSYRKLLGLFTPFVAGALASLHPTLPYAVSFGLFLVTGGLFMWLYRSRAAEAPASKPQP
- a CDS encoding nucleotidyltransferase — translated: MDGVLIEYFANPVRAVRRYFEEELAQNSRSTARIILTGKVLFDKTGITETLRSEAGDYMRKPFPKPDPVKVELAKYFLWDALDSLKDAEERGDPSYAHVYHLTLRGALEVYSKFLGLEAPPASKVYRLFSDETFRKAYLFPDFPDGRFVELFLLALEDVETENLEAVVNHVFDRMGGFDIDGWRLKTRVEV
- a CDS encoding nucleotidyltransferase domain-containing protein, translating into MGDWKQALEKFLDPWKEKDFVEAAILTGSYALGLQTQRSDVDVYIILSDDVDWREKGERPRGRCFD
- a CDS encoding nicotinamide-nucleotide adenylyltransferase, translated to MVKRGLFVGRFQPVHNGHIKALEFVFSQVDEVIIGIGSAQASHTLKNPFTTSERMEMLIRALNEANLNDKRYYLIPLPDINFNAIWATYVVSMVPRFDIVFTGNSLVAQLFREKGYEVIVQPMFRKDILSATEIRKRMVEGQPWEELVPESVAKFIREIKGCERIKMLATNLEKNEKELQAPIRIPEF
- a CDS encoding S-adenosyl-l-methionine hydroxide adenosyltransferase family protein, which encodes MITLTTDFGLRGPYVGEMKAAMLRLSPEAVIVDVSHSITRHSVLEGSFVMEQVVKYSPEGTVHVGVIDPGVGTERRAVIIEGEQFLVVPDNGLATLPLKHIKAKKAWEIDFERVKRFTKCGISSTFHGRDVFGPVGALLDAWVEPEKLGNEIPLESLIRLDIEPRMEDDLWLLKVIYIDDFGNVILNLEGYERPERVELPDRGLKIPYLEAYGQVKPGELLALPGSHDYLEIAVNQGSAAEKLGLKVGDEVRVRLI
- a CDS encoding transglutaminase domain-containing protein; the encoded protein is MVMRRLIPVLLLILIVVVSGCLFKPPAEVKFSVDKTLVRPRGTIHVMILVNNTGKVGLTGATLVLGDDSFEILQEPKFPEILPVGDAVQLVWILRAPPKPGVYNLKLSLELTDELKRSWTGFYGQFRVTVSSEAGPSDEVEVNVEAPNVIRGGETADITVIIKNPLDVPIELRDLSFNLFNGMKVVSAGTLPAVVDGKDEVRVRYTVKAPYAYREGYISAIIKYAISGAEGSTVKSFPLKVVWEPWNQSTAVLKEAYGLKYHWITDEYIVDGYWMERYNSTSKFNRTEFRNMTLRIIQSAKSEPQAAEAIYSWMMRTYSLGDTTSTLEPDRILPQDRISYAEAQILITAMLRSVDIPARIITLSNGTDCTVRPMTEFYTADGWYIVDVRHGFVGSVDDYLASPYFPKVYQLVTRDGFRIVAQAPATLRGHEHVDVTGDFLANLEDRLLKKVTERLKPELRSKLMLVMNNLDENERLYALFLFASAPNEENLNGVLRKYSTARIEQDVKTMYEFYKSMTWREDFTRYWRIFAGDVG
- a CDS encoding tRNA (cytidine(56)-2'-O)-methyltransferase, giving the protein MIAVLRLGHRPERDKRITTHVALTARAFGADRIIIAAEEDEHVRDSVEDVVRRWGGPFEIEFNPSWKRILREWKENGGAIVHLTMYGIHIDDAMPQIQEELKEGRDVLVVVGAEKVPREVYEMADYNVGVGNQPHSEVAALAVFLDRLLEGKGLRKSFENAKLRIIPQERGKRVIELE